The DNA segment GTATGCTGCACCAGATCCCGAcatctttagtttttaaagatgttttgttggAAAACAGCAAAGACTTTACATAGGAACGGATGGACACATCTAGATCATAATCCACTGCATTTCAGCTAATGGCTCTTTGGTATTAAATAACAatgtaataataacaataatattaatttaatctaAACATGCTCTCCCAACACTGGTCTTCTTTGAGCTTTATAATATCTAAAGGCAAAATGTTCCTCTGGAAATATTCAGGTACTGAAAGGGAAAGAAAGCAAagcacaaagaaagagaaagccTAACTGAGTTTAGATACATATGCTATTTATATTATCATCGCTTCTATCCAATTTCCGTACATGCTGCTAATTAGAAACACTATTAATAGAAAACATTGCCAATTAGCATATAGTAATCATCAGCAAACTGAAACTGCTTGGTATTGCATGCCAACATTACTGATAACATGTTGCTATCAGTAATGTTTGCTTGCCATAGCAACTTGCTATTAATAGCAGGCTGCTATACACAGTTGTCTCTGCAAGATCTGGTAGTAatgctttttgtcttttgtttcacaGCGAACTGTGCAGAAAAATGCAAAGTATGTGTGCCTCACCAATAAAGACTGCCCGGTGGATAAGAGGAGGAGAAACCGATGCCAGTTCTGCCGTTTCCAGAAGTGTCTTGCTGTGGGAATGGTCAAAGAAGGTAAAGCAATGTCAGACTCTTCTGGACGGTTCACGCAGTGGTTTTCAGTCTTGGTTGTCTGGACTCCCGACAAACCTGATTTAAATGACTGCAGTCATTTAAAGTGCCATCAAGTGCAACAGAAGTGTGTTAATTCCTTACTAATTTAAGTCTGCGAATAGGGAAAGCCTTAAACCTCTGCATCTAATGCATGACGACAACAAACCGAGATTTGCAGTGGCAGTTTTTGGAAACCAAAGTCATGTGCAACTTGAGCTTTACAGTGCCAGCTGAAGGCAACGCTGAAACCGATACTGAAGTTGTCTGAAATATGTATCAGGTGACATGTAATCCTCATACATGTGGGCTCCTCTCCTTGTCCCTTCAGTTGTTCGCACAGACAGCCTCAAAGGTCGCAGAGGTCGCCTACCGTCTAAACCCAAGACCACGGTTGAGCCTTCGTCAACAACTCCCAGCGTGAACATCATCGCTTCTCTCATCAGGGCTCATTTGGACTCTGACCCGGGCATCGAACAGCTCGACTACTCCAAGGTAAACCTACGGCTTTCACTTGACCCAAACCTCTCCTTTCACACAACCTTTGAGTTTAGGGATGTTTATCaatcttcttttgtttctctgcagtacCAGGAGAGGTCAGACAGtctgaaagaaaaggaggaCGCCGGTGACATCCAGCAGTTCTACGACCTGCTGACCAGTGCCTTGGACGTAATAAGAAACTGGGCTCAAACCATCCCAGGATTCACGGACTTCTGTGCAGAGGACCAGGAGCTTCTTCTTGAGTCCGCCTTTGTGGAGCTCTTCATTCTTCGTGTTGCATACAGGTCGGTTATACTTCCTCACTTTCAAATCAAACtgaatgtttcaaatatttgacatttcagTGCTCTAATTGTTCTAATTGTTTAAAACCGTTCAGGTCGAAGCCAGAGAAGAACAAGCTGATCTTCTGCAACGGCCTGGTCCTCCACCGGCAGCAGTGCACCAACAGTTTTGGTAACTGGATCGACTCCATCATGGATTTTTCTCAGAGTCTTCAACGGATGAACTTAGACAACTCGCTGTTCGCCTGTCTTTCAGCCTTTGTCATCATCACCGGTGAGTTCCTCCGTCTCCTTTTCAGATAAGCAAACTTCTgttgattaaaacatttgtaattaaGACTCAAATCTGACTGGAGCTTAATTTATGCCTAGATCGCCATGGCCTGAAGGAGCCCAAAAGAGTAGAGGACTTTCAGAGCAACCTCATCAGCTGTTTAAGGGAACACATGAGTGGAATTGGATCGGAAGGGGTACGGACGCAACCCAACTACCTGTCCCGTCTGCTGGGCAAGCTCCCAGAGCTGAGGACTCTGTGCACTCAGGGCCGGCAGCGCATCTTTTACTTGAAACTGGAAGACTTGGTTCCTCCTCCTCCGATTGTGGAGAAAATCTTCATGGATACACTtcccttttaaaataaaaaactgtgaCAAACAGCAGAAGCAAACGAAGCGAGATGGCAGCATTAAGAAGAACGGTTGTCCACGTCAGGCACTGACTGGTGGGCTGCCGTGCATGATATTCTCTAAGAGACCATCATTTTTTTACTATTGCATTTTGAAAGTGATTATGATACGTTTCATGGCACTAAAAGGGATTGACATCAGTGCCGAAACTATATCAGCATATTTTTGGTATGTTTTCTGTGATTTGTAAATTTACTTTGTTTCTAAGGTAGATGTGTTAACGTTATTGTGCTCTGCAGCTTTTAAGATCTGAATTTCTTGGAAGACGGCAATGCGGTGCTCCAGCGTACTCGGAAACACTAATTTCTTAAGAGACTGGTTCTAGATCCCACTCTGAAGCTAAAACTTTAGCTATAGCACAGATATATTTCCTTatacatttcataaattataATTCTATTTGTGCTTTCTTGGAAGGTTATGGACCAAAATTtagcaaagtttttattttgatacaaTCATTTATGAACCTTCTCGccttaagataaataaaaaggtctGTGCTGCCTTTTTGGAGCAGCTTGCTAAAGCAGATACTGCTGGTAAACTCCTTTCACAGTTCCTGCAACATGTTTGTGCTTTAACGGTGAAGCTAGATGATGTACAGGTTATAAATACAAAGTGCCTTTATAAGCCTTTAACCTCTAACTAACATAATATGCCCCCATTCACGatggacataaaataaaatgagtattGTTCAACACCCTTCACAATTATTGGCACCTCAAGATCTATgaaaaagccttaaattaaattattgttacaGTTTGTGACCTCAAGATACATTTCTTTGTTAAACTTCTTTAACATTAACATTCATATGTCTTTCTTGATTTTCccattttgattaatttgtcTGAAAGGAATGAGTCCCTGTTACGTCACCATAGAGAAGCATAAAGTCATGATTTAATGCTAACTAAATGTTTCTACACATACTAATTAATTTGAAAGCATGAATTGTAAATTGAAAAcacttaatttctgttttagaaCGGTTATTAGGCATGCCATTAAATGTGGAGGGTTCAGTGTGTCAGAGCTCCTTGTGATGTGACGCGGCCGAGGCGTGTGTTCATTCTGCAGCGACACGGTTCCTGAGTGATGAAATGTCTGAGAGAATATAATCCCGTTCACATTCTCTTGAGGTAATGAATGTTAAAAGTGCAACTCCATCTGAGATTAAAATAGATCCAAGCAGACGTCTTCTTGTCGCAACAATAGAATCCATCTTGTTCTCGGTACATTTTACATGCACATCATGTTTAAGAACATCTTAAAAGCCTCATCttgtatttcagtttattaCATATTGAATGTagttcttgtcttttcttttaatcttgTGGACTCGCATGGAAATGTGACGACAGGATGAGCAGCTATAAAGACAAACGTTCATACAGAACGAGCGGTTCTTCTCTTACAGTTTGGTTTGTGATTGGGTGTGTGTGCTCAGTGGAAATGTTGCCATAGCGTTTGTTAAATGGGGCAAAAATCCCAAAAGTCagtctcatttctttttaaataattgttcaAGAGATTATATTTTGTGCGTCatgttgataaaaatgtttttaaccttgGAATATGTGCTATGccaatttctcatttttttgtttcatatttaaaaaaatatttaatgcctAGCAGTTAAtgcattgaaacattttgtaagTTTTACACCTTCATCCCGACACATGCACAATATGAACAAAAGTACATTATAAgacacatatatacatatatatctatatatatactTCATACTCTTGTTCACTCTAAAGTACTCCAATGTAAGAAAACATAGTGTCAACTTTTCAGCTTATTATCTACAAAAAACCTGTTCTATTTAAATactatttaaacaaaaagtgcCAATTAGTAAATTATACAAGGACACCAAAAGCAGCTTTTACAACtattatataattttatctCTTAACAAGCATAGAAAAAATTGATAGATTGACAGTTAAGCgattcacattttatgtttaataattcACAAAAAGTCAGGATCTCTGTGAGgataatctttatttttttattttttacttcttacctcatccatccatccattttctattcacctttgtccctaatggggtcgggagggttgctggttccaatctccagctgcgtcccgggtgagaggcggggttcaccctggacaggtcgccagtctgtcgcagggcaacacagagacagacaagacacacaaccacgcacacctagggagaatttagagagaccaattaacttgacagtcatgtttttggactgtgggaggaagccggagaacccggagagaacccaccatgcacagggagaacatgcaaactccatgcagaaagaccctgggccgggaatcgaacccaggaccttcttgctgcaaggcaacagctctaccaactgcgccactgtgcagccccttcTTACCTCAAATACCCCAAAgttacacaaatatttaaacatttcatcagTTATATATATTGCCGTCCTTATCGCTCAACAGTCTCAAAAGTTTAAACTGTTACATATCAAAATCTTTGGCAAAAGTTTGTAACAATAAAGATTGTTCCTATCCATCTGTAAAATATTGCATGCAGCAGTAGGATTGGCATGTTAACTGATATAGTTTTATAATTTTAGGCACCGTAAGGAAACTGATTCATTTGAAAACCTTCAATTTATTCATGACCTActctgcagaaagagaagatTTTTGGACTTGGGCTGAGATGGTACCTTTTAAAGCTGGTAAAGTTTTCAACTTGGACACCCAGCTCATTTTCCGTCCCAAACACAGGCAGGGTGATGTCCAAAAAGCAAGAGGCATTTCTTCCCTCAGGTAGTATGACAGCGACTGAGACCAGACTGATATAAATAGCTTTGAATGAGTTAAATTTGCTCCTTCGTCTACAATAACAACTTTACTGTTTAATTATGCCAATTTGAGATTAGGACGAGGAAATTATGAAATCTTTTATCTAATCTCTTTCTCTCTAATTGTAGCAGGTCGAGAGTTTAAGGTTTAAATAAAGAGACAGCAGAACTTTCTGGTTGTTACATAACAATGTGGCAAAAAGTATAATACAAAGTGATGGTGGTGTCCGTCAAACAAGGTGTTAATATTGGCAACACTTTTGACCAGAACAAGGCGACACCATGCGCCTCTCGGCCGCAGATGACCGCAGCCCTGACGGCATTCAGGCACTTGACATCTGATCAGACTGTACGCCTCGTACTGGTCCACTGGATTTTGACACTGGCAGATAGAGTGGAAAAAGGGACACAGggggaaaagaggaggaggtaAAAAGCAACATTAGCCGGCACAGAGACTTCCTTTTTGTTACAAAATGGCACGGGCAGTCTGTTGTAAAAGCCTCGCATAATGTGATGAGGAGATAAGTCTGGTTTCATGAGAACAAAGACCAGATGCAGCGGTTCATTGTAACctagaacatttttttatatttgattcaAAAACTGCAAATCTCTTTTGAAAATCAGGATTTGTTCTGCATGCTGCCCCTTCATGTTTCCCAAACCCAAACTCAAAATACCTCCTCATGCCAAAGTATCTCCTGCTTTGAGATGAGGTGTTTCTTGACACCATCTTTTTCCAAAAGTAGAAAGTTACCATCTGGAGCTGCCATTGGctctttgacctctgacctgacaTACAATACTGCTTTTAGGAACAAACCATGACCTTGAAGCCCTGACACTTATCATGGTGATTTGTAAACAAACCTATCAGaccaaaatcatttaaaaaaaattctccatgcagcagaaaacaagagGCTTGCCGGACATTTTTAACctaatattttcattgttaCTTATGTAATAAGTAACAATGGACAAACTTcttttctctgctctgtttaCAGTTCATATATAATTGATATCTTAACAATATGCTCCTAAAGGGgaggaaataattatttgatctcctgctattttgtaaattttctcaaataatatatttgtatGGGTTTCTTTCACTGTAAGGATGCAGCATATCAATTATTAATCCAGAAACAAAAGCATTACGTAAAGGTTAAAatcaattaatatatttattgagagaaaaacactttttgatgCTAAAATGCAACTTAATTAAATCAGATTTGCTCTGCAGATTTTCAATGTTTCTTGGCTGCAGTTTCATGACTCAAAGCTCCTACGACAAATTTTCTGAGGGACTGAGACAGACCTGCCCACTTAGTGACCTTAAAGTGCTTCTTGTTTAGATTCctggtccggggtctttctgcatggagtttgcatgttctccctgtgcatggtgggttctctccgggttctccggcttcctcccacagtccaaaaacatgactgtcaggttgattggactctctaaattctccctaggtgtgagtgagtgtgtgtgtgaatggttgtttgtcctgtatgttttctgtgttgccctgcgacagactggtgacctgtccagggtgaaccccgcctctcgcccagcacattagctggggatagacaccaggaaccctcccgaccccattagggacaaagggtgtaagaaaatgaatggatggatggatggatggatggatggatggaaaaaagcaatacaatataatgtaaAGTAAGGTAATTTACCATGAACTGAATTAAAGTAACGTATCTTAACTGTAAGAGAAGGTGAAACGTAACAGTATTAAATGTCCCTATGATGTGTGATGCAGCTGAAGAGATTTTCAGCCACCAAGTTAGCAATTCTCCAAGAATAGATAAAGTAAGACAGCAGCCTACTTGGCTGGGTAAAATCCAAGGCCAAGTCCAAAC comes from the Gambusia affinis linkage group LG07, SWU_Gaff_1.0, whole genome shotgun sequence genome and includes:
- the LOC122834651 gene encoding nuclear receptor subfamily 4 group A member 1-like; this translates as MPCVQAQYASLPYDNFFSSELLNPDLSAKLAMEISGQKDQLSSSSLPSINTLMGNGYIGEFDAYSCKVTTSPLASAASYSHAAAAESPSPQMQNQAFRLDDLQVYGCYPGSFSLSCLEETHSSCGSDYYGSPIYGAGSPPTPGFQTESAAVWDSPFSPFPPALPSSVEKATMAQQFSFFTFSNAQEQHSPLGQHQDPPSCQEDGFFHLSQHQHVSPLHCPPLSLDHGPRALEGAMMSQKTPSLGSSEGRCAVCGDNASCQHYGVRTCEGCKGFFKRTVQKNAKYVCLTNKDCPVDKRRRNRCQFCRFQKCLAVGMVKEVVRTDSLKGRRGRLPSKPKTTVEPSSTTPSVNIIASLIRAHLDSDPGIEQLDYSKYQERSDSLKEKEDAGDIQQFYDLLTSALDVIRNWAQTIPGFTDFCAEDQELLLESAFVELFILRVAYRSKPEKNKLIFCNGLVLHRQQCTNSFGNWIDSIMDFSQSLQRMNLDNSLFACLSAFVIITDRHGLKEPKRVEDFQSNLISCLREHMSGIGSEGVRTQPNYLSRLLGKLPELRTLCTQGRQRIFYLKLEDLVPPPPIVEKIFMDTLPF